A genome region from Nitrospira sp. includes the following:
- a CDS encoding response regulator, with product MNLLTPGRAPCALVTDDDIIIRMFARESLEQAGWAVMEAENGIEACELFEKCPPDVVLLDVMMPGMDGFATCAALRRLPAGEHTPILIMTGLDDFESITKAYDAGATDFILKPLNAMLLTNRIRYMVRASQVLRELRESQATLTQARDAAIEGARIKSEFLATMSHEIRTPMNGVLGMTDWLLDTPLTAEQLDCAQTIRSSGDALMVIINDILDFSKIESGKLSLELLDFDLSLFIDRVLALFGERAKRKGLLLTSRISQDVPTALCGDPARLQ from the coding sequence CCGTATGTTCGCTCGCGAGTCATTGGAACAAGCAGGCTGGGCGGTGATGGAGGCTGAAAACGGGATTGAAGCCTGCGAGCTCTTTGAGAAATGCCCGCCGGACGTGGTGCTCCTCGACGTGATGATGCCGGGCATGGACGGATTCGCCACCTGTGCGGCATTACGCCGGTTGCCGGCCGGAGAACATACTCCGATTCTGATCATGACCGGCCTGGACGACTTTGAGTCCATCACCAAGGCCTACGATGCCGGTGCAACCGACTTTATCCTCAAACCGCTGAATGCGATGCTGCTCACCAACCGAATTCGGTATATGGTTCGGGCCAGCCAAGTGCTCCGGGAACTCCGGGAGAGCCAGGCCACACTCACTCAAGCCCGTGATGCGGCGATCGAGGGGGCTCGGATCAAATCTGAGTTCCTCGCCACCATGAGTCACGAAATCCGTACCCCCATGAACGGCGTCCTAGGCATGACGGACTGGCTGCTCGATACGCCCCTCACCGCCGAACAGCTGGACTGTGCCCAGACCATCCGCTCGTCCGGCGATGCCTTGATGGTCATCATCAACGACATTCTGGATTTCTCCAAGATCGAATCCGGAAAACTGTCTCTCGAATTACTGGACTTCGACTTGTCCCTCTTTATTGACCGGGTTCTGGCCCTCTTTGGGGAACGGGCAAAACGGAAGGGCCTCTTACTGACCTCCCGGATTAGCCAAGACGTGCCAACCGCCTTATGTGGCGATCCCGCCAGACTCCAATAA